One part of the Glycine soja cultivar W05 chromosome 11, ASM419377v2, whole genome shotgun sequence genome encodes these proteins:
- the LOC114377513 gene encoding uncharacterized protein LOC114377513 gives MAKGRKLTTSRSERFLGTYAYSQGSAAVNPSELREEDVWGAGDDAGEREWDPHFAAMSNGGGSRRRIPRDTDVHRRVGGLSLAFEAPASGASPRIVHQFRAREEMASTPRVRHMATSAPMNVPDWSKILRVDSVDSLNDDYNDEDESEMVPPHEYLARSQTMVANSVFEGVGRTLKGRDLSRVRDAVWSQTGFDG, from the coding sequence ATGGCAAAAGGTCGAAAACTAACGACCAGCCGGAGCGAGCGCTTCTTGGGAACCTATGCTTACAGCCAAGGCTCCGCCGCCGTGAACCCGTCGGAGCTTCGGGAAGAGGATGTATGGGGCGCCGGAGATGACGCCGGCGAACGCGAGTGGGATCCACACTTCGCCGCCATGAGCAACGGCGGCGGAAGCCGGCGCCGGATTCCGCGTGACACGGATGTGCACCGGCGCGTGGGTGGGCTGTCTCTGGCTTTTGAAGCTCCGGCGAGTGGCGCGTCGCCGAGGATCGTGCACCAGTTTCGCGCGCGTGAAGAGATGGCGTCGACGCCGCGAGTGCGGCACATGGCGACGTCGGCGCCGATGAACGTGCCGGACTGGAGCAAGATACTCCGAGTCGACTCGGTCGATTCGCTGAACGACGATTACAACGACGAAGACGAATCGGAGATGGTGCCACCGCATGAGTATTTGGCGCGTAGCCAGACGATGGTGGCTAACTCGGTGTTTGAAGGAGTGGGCCGCACGTTGAAGGGCCGAGACTTGAGCCGGGTTCGTGATGCCGTGTGGAGCCAGACCGGGTTCGACGGTTAA
- the LOC114375798 gene encoding uncharacterized protein LOC114375798: MASSNNNIQAIPRSRKHQNSAVTIALGRRRGTHKKHSGGGDGNCSSPVVNSWEGGSKKSEVSARKLAAGLWQMQYIQVSRDHHAAAFGRSSFPSSMSQLANGNAKIRFPHYDKPGEKFQETKDQLKRPITILRSRNGLRSELESSMPHLNGSKEMATEWSPTLNEASNEFIMIHSRKLLEDKKLVGDHNSVVSTLLEELLQAQRSINKLKAEQKTIQKNVEHFLQNLKDDKIFLKSKEHHKIKATIGELKGKLERERRSRERMELLNTKLVHELAEANLLRKQFMTNCEKDKKERELMEEMCEELAMQIGEDKAKLTVILSESKRICEEVEEERNMMQMAELWREERVQMKLVDAQFVLEDKYNRLVQLAASLERFLISRGAELDTTELEDAELIKQEVESLNIQRVMELSFDV; the protein is encoded by the exons atgGCATCAAGCAACAACAACATTCAGGCAATACCTCGCAGCCGAAAACATCAAAACTCAGCCGTGACGATCGCCCTTGGCCGCAGGAGGGGGACCCACAAGAAACACTCTGGTGGTGGTGATGGCAATTGCAGTTCCCCAGTTGTGAATTCTTGGGAAGGTGGTTCCAAGAAAAGTGAGGTTTCTGCGAGGAAGCTCGCTGCTGGGTTGTGGCAGATGCAGTATATTCAAGTCTCAAGGGATCATCATGCTGCTGCTTTTGGACGCAGCTCCTTTCCTTCCTCCATGTCCCAG CTGGCTAATGGAAATGCAAAGATCAGGTTTCCCCATTATGACAAACCTGGTGAAAAGTTTCAAGAGACCAAGGATCAGCTAAAGAGGCCAATAACCATCTTGCGTTCAAGAAACGGACTTCGATCTGAG CTTGAATCTTCTATGCCACATCTCAATGGTTCAAAAGAAATGGCCACAGAATGGAGCCCTACTCTCAATGAAGCATCCAATGAGTTCATCATGATCCATAGCAGGAAGCTTCTCGAAGACAAAAAATTAGTAGGTGACCATAACTCTGTTGTCTCCACTTTGCTAGAAGAACTCCTtcaagctcaaagatccatcaataaactCAAAGCAGAGCAAAAGACCATCCAGAAAAACGTTGAACATTTTTTGCAGAATCTCAAAGATGACAAAATCTTTTTGAAGAGCAAGGAACACCACAAGATTAAAGCAACAATAGGTGAATTAAAGGGTAAGTTGGAAAGGGAAAGAAGAAGTAGAGAGAGGATGGAGTTACTAAACACCAAATTGGTGCATGAACTAGCTGAAGCCAACTTATTAAGGAAGCAGTTTATGACAAACTGCGAGAAAgataagaaagagagagaactaATGGAGGAAATGTGCGAAGAACTAGCCATGCAAATAGGAGAAGACAAGGCTAAGCTTACAGTAATACTAAGTGAGTCCAAGAGAATTTGCGAGGAAGTGGAAGAAGAGAGGAACATGATGCAAATGGCTGAACTTTGGCGCGAAGAACGCGTGCAAATGAAGCTTGTTGATGCACAATTTGTTCTTGAAGACAAGTATAACCGGTTGGTGCAACTTGCTGCTTCTCTTGAAAGGTTCTTGATATCAAGGGGTGCTGAACTTGACACTACGGAACTAGAGGATGCTGAGTTGATCAAACAAGAAGTTGAATCATTGAATATTCAACGTGTTATGGAGCTTTCTTTTGATGTCTAA
- the LOC114374971 gene encoding uncharacterized protein LOC114374971, whose amino-acid sequence MGNCCASATESSSMDWGGDDWGSFSSSKRRRSSRKNKVFDEVHGESLGNVEKEKLLGALRASSDANGKVKIKISKKELEKLLGGKENNSNKQGDHGHASAEQVLARLIHARDHASNEYHDVHYRPWRPVLQSIPEVN is encoded by the coding sequence ATGGGAAACTGTTGTGCCAGTGCCACGGAATCATCATCTATGGATTGGGGAGGTGATGATTGGGGTTCTTTTTCATCATCCAAGAGAAGGAGGAGTTCAAGGAAGAATAAGGTGTTTGATGAAGTTCATGGGGAGAGTTTAGGGAACGTGGAGAAGGAGAAGCTCTTGGGTGCTTTGAGAGCTTCTTCTGATGCCAATGGGAAAGTGAAGATAAAGATCTCAAAGAAGGAGCTAGAAAAGTTGTTGGGAGGGAAAGAGAATAATAGTAATAAGCAAGGTGATCATGGACACGCTTCTGCGGAACAAGTTTTGGCTCGGTTGATACACGCTAGAGATCATGCGAGTAACGAATACCATGATGTTCATTATAGGCCATGGAGGCCCGTGCTTCAGAGTATACCTGAGGTTAATTAA